The genomic window TCCGCGGTGATCTGGTCGAAGTCGACCTGGGCGTTGACCGCCTCCATGGACTCGTCGATGATCATCGACTGCACCGCGGGATCGTCCACCAGCGGCGCCAGCGTGGCGACGAAGGCGTCCTCGTCGGTCAGCTGTACACGGGCCCACGCGCCGACGATCGACACCGGGACGAGGATGGCGGCGATGGTGATGCACAGAGCCGAGAGCAGCGAGCGCCACCATCCATTGCGAGTGCGTGAGGGGGGTGCGGCCTCATCCGGAGCGACCGCGCCCGCCCGGAGTGCTTCGTTCTCGGCCCGCAACGCGGCGAGTTCGGCCTGCAGGTCGACGGTGACTGGCTCGCTCATGAGGCCTCCTCTAGCCGGATGCACTCATTGTGTCGTAGATGCAGCGTCCGGCATCACCCATTCCGTTGGGAATCGTCCGACGCCGGTCAGACGGCTCGCAGCACCGCCACGACCTTGCCGAGCACGGTGGCTTCATCGCCGAGGATCGGCTCGAACGCGGAGTTGCGCGGGAGCAGCCAGGTGTGACCGTCGCGCTGGCGGAACGTCTTGACGGTCGCCTCGCCGTCGAGCATCGCGGCCACGATCTCACCGTTGTCGGCCGTCGCCTGCGACCGGACGACGACCCAGTCGCCGTCGCAGATGGCGGCGTCGATCATCGACTCGCCCGAGACCTTCAGCATGAAGAGGTCGCCCTTGCCCACCAGCTGGCGGGGGAGAGGGAAGATCTCCTCGACCTGCTGCTCGGCCGTGATGGGAACGCCGGCGGCGATGCGCCCGACGAGCGGGACGAGGGCGGCATCACCCACGGAGGGGGAGGCGTCCGCCGGGCTCTCGGTCGCCGTGCCGGGCAGGTCGATCAGCACTTCCATCGCGCGCGTCTTACCCGCATCGCGCCGCAGGTAGCCGCTCAGCTCCAGCTGGTTGAGCTGGTGAGTGACGCTGGAGAGCGACTTCAGGCCGACGGCGTCGCCGATCTCCCGCATGCTCGGCGGGTAGCCGTGACGCGCGATCGAGCGCTGGATCACCTCGAGGATCGCCAGCTGCTTGTCGCTCAGGCTCTTGCGCCGACGAGTCTGGGGCTTTTCGCGCCCGGCCGCGTCGCTCATCTTCCGGCTCCGTCCTGCGCTCGGCGAGGGAGCGCTGTTTCTTCGAATGTCGGAGGCCCGTGGTGGGGTTCTCTTATCGAAACCGTATCCGGATCGCGGGCTTCTGGGGAACATCTCAGCCGCGTGTCGCGTTCGAGAGATCGCCGCCCGGAACCGGTATTGACATCGTACAGACTCGAAGATAGCTTCGGAAGAGAGATTCGCATTCACCGCTCCCGGCCGAGTGGTGAATGCGAATCTCTCCCCAGCACGAGGAGCC from Microbacterium sp. ProA8 includes these protein-coding regions:
- the lexA gene encoding transcriptional repressor LexA, translated to MSDAAGREKPQTRRRKSLSDKQLAILEVIQRSIARHGYPPSMREIGDAVGLKSLSSVTHQLNQLELSGYLRRDAGKTRAMEVLIDLPGTATESPADASPSVGDAALVPLVGRIAAGVPITAEQQVEEIFPLPRQLVGKGDLFMLKVSGESMIDAAICDGDWVVVRSQATADNGEIVAAMLDGEATVKTFRQRDGHTWLLPRNSAFEPILGDEATVLGKVVAVLRAV